One Amaranthus tricolor cultivar Red isolate AtriRed21 chromosome 1, ASM2621246v1, whole genome shotgun sequence DNA window includes the following coding sequences:
- the LOC130805528 gene encoding protein argonaute 4B-like translates to MDSHDGNGSAEALPPPPPPPAEIPPDVVPIKAEDPPKKKRLPIARRGLGTKGQKIQLLSNHFKVSVSNVDGHFFHYSVNLMYEDGRPVEAKGVGRKVLDRVQETYDTELSGKSFAYDGEKSLFTVGALPGNKLEFTVVLDEVTSARNNNGNASPDGRDDPNEGDRKRVRRPYHSKTFKVELSFAAKIPMQAIANVIRGQENENSMEALRVLDIILRQHAAKQGCLLVRQSFFHNDPKNFADVGGGVLGCRGFHSSFRGTQSGLSLNIDVSTTMIIQPGPVVDFLIANQNVRDPFSIDWTKAKRMLKNLRIKTTTSNQEYKISGISEKPCRDQTFSLKQKGNDNGEAESEVTVYDYFVNHRNIELRYSADLPCINVGKPKRPTYFPLELCSLVSLQRYTKSLSTLQRASLVEKSRQKPQERMSVLSHALKVSNYDAEPLLRSCGISISSSFTQINGRVLQAPKLKAGNGDEFFPRNGRWNFNNKKLVEPAKIERWAVVNFSARCDTRNLVRDLIKCAEMKGIGIEPPFDVFEESPQNRRAPPLVRVEKMFEDVQSKLPGAPKFLLCLLPERKNSDLYGPWKKKNLADFGIVTQCMAPTRVNDQYLTNVLLKINAKLGGLNSMLVVEHNPSIPLISKVPTIILGMDVSHGSPGHSDVPSIAAVVSSRQWPLISRYRASVRTQSPKVEMIDNLFKPVSDTEDEGIMRESLLDFYMSSGKRKPEHIIIFRDGVSESQFNQVLNIELDKIIESCKFLDEKWNPKFVVIVAQKNHHTKFFQPGAPENVPPGTVVDNSVCHPRTYDFYMCAHAGMIGTTRPTHYHVLLDEVGFSPDDLQELVNSLSYVYQRSTTAISVVAPVCYAHLAATQMGQFMKSEDTSETSSSHGGMTSAGSIPVPQLPKLNENVSSSMFFC, encoded by the exons ATGGATTCCCATGATGGAAACGGATCGGCTGAAGCCTTGCCTCCACCTCCACCCCCTCCAGCTGAAATCCCCCCAGACGTTGTTCCCATTAAAGCAGAAGATCCGCCAAAGAAGAAACGTCTTCCTATAGCTAGACGTGGTCTTGGTACTAAAGGACAAAAGATACAGTTGCTCAGTAATCATTTTAAAGTCAGTGTGTCTAATGTAGACGGTCATTTCTTTCACTACAGT GTCAACCTCATGTATGAGGATGGTCGCCCTGTAGAAGCTAAAGGTGTAGGCAGAAAAGTGCTTGATAGGGTACAGGAAACGTATGACACGGAGTTGTCTGGCAAGAGCTTTGCTTATGATGGTGAGAAGAGTTTGTTTACTGTAGGAGCACTACCAGGCAATAAGCTGGAGTTTACTGTTGTTCTGGATGAAGTCACTTCAGCTAG GAATAATAATGGTAACGCAAGTCCTGATGGGCGTGATGATCCAAACGAGGGTGATCGAAAGAGAGTACGACGTCCGTACCACTCAAAAACTTTCAAAGTTGAACTTAGTTTTGCTGCCAAGATTCCTATGCAGGCCATAGCAAATGTGATACGTGGCCAGGAAAATGAAAATAGCATGGAAGCCTTGCGAGTGCTTGATATCATCTTGAGACAACATGCTGCTAAACA GGGTTGTTTACTAGTGCGACAATCTTTTTTCCACAATGATCCTAAAAACTTTGCAGATGTAGGGGGTGGTGTCCTTGGTTGTCGAGGGTTCCACTCTAGCTTTCGGGGCACTCAGTCAGGCTTGTCTCTGAACATAG ATGTGTCTACTACTATGATTATCCAGCCAGGACCTGTTGTCGATTTCTTGATTGCTAACCAGAACGTTAGAGATCCATTCTCAATTGATTGGACTAAG GCGAAAAGAATGTTAAAGAATCTAAGGATCAAAACCACAACTTCAAACCAAGAATACAAAATATCGGGGATTAGTGAAAAGCCGTGCAGAGATCAGAC GTTTTCATTGAAGCAAAAAGGTAATGATAATGGTGAAGCTGAATCAGAAGTCACTGTTTATGATTACTTTGTCAATCATCGCAACATAGAGTTGCGCTACTCTGCTGATCTACCGTGCATCAATGTCGGCAAGCCTAAGCGACCAACATACTTCCCACTGGAG CTGTGTTCACTTGTGTCACTTCAGAGGTACACAAAATCTTTATCTACTCTTCAGCGTGCATCACTTGTGGAGAAATCTAGACAAAAGCCTCAAGAGAGAATGAGTGTTTTGTCTCAT GCTTTGAAGGTTAGTAATTATGATGCCGAGCCGTTGCTCCGATCTTGTGGTATCTCTATAAGTAGTTCATTCACGCAAATTAATGGGCGCGTTCTTCAAGCTCCTAAG TTGAAAGCTGGAAACGGGGATGAGTTCTTTCCACGTAATGGACGTTGGAATTTTAACAACAAG AAACTTGTGGAACCTGCCAAGATAGAGCGCTGGGCAGTTGTAAATTTCTCTGCTCGTTGTGATACTAGGAATCTCGTGAGGGATCTGATCAAATGTGCTGAGATGAAAGGCATT GGGATTGAGCCGCCTTTTGATGTCTTTGAAGAGAGCCCTCAAAATCGACGTGCACCACCACTTGTACGAGTGGAGAAAATGTTTGAGGATGTACAATCCAAACTCCCTGGTGCTCCTAAGTTTCTTCTATGCCTTCTTCCAGAGAGAAAGAACTCTGACCTCTAtg GCCCCTGGAAGAAAAAGAATCTTGCTGACTTTGGAATTGTGACTCAATGCATGGCTCCCACTCGGGTTAATGATCAGTATCTGACTAATGTTCTTTTGAAGATCAATGCCAAG CTTGGCGGTCTCAACTCAATGTTGGTTGTGGAGCATAATCCTTCAATCCCGCTGATATCAAAGGTTCCCACAATCATTCTTGGTATGGATGTATCTCATGGATCACCAGGACACTCTGATGTGCCATCAATTGCTGCT GTTGTGAGCTCAAGGCAGTGGCCCCTGATTTCACGATACAGAGCGTCGGTGAGGACTCAATCACCAAAAGTTGAGATGATCGACAACCTGTTCAAACCCGTATCTGATACCGAAGACGAAGGAATAATGAG GGAAAGTCTGCTTGATTTTTACATGAGCTCAGGAAAGAGAAAGCCTGAACACATTATAATATTTAG AGATGGTGTCAGCGAGTCACAGTTCAATCAAGTTCTGAACATTGAGCTGGACAAGATCATTGAG TCCTGCAAATTCCTTGATGAGAAATGGAACCCAAAGTTTGTGGTGATTGTTGCTCAGAAAAATCACCACACAAAGTTTTTCCAGCCGGGCGCTCCTGAAAATGTTCCTCCAG GTACTGTAGTTGATAACAGTGTATGTCATCCAAGGACATATGACTTCTATATGTGTGCACATGCAGGAATGATT GGTACAACCAGGCCTACCCACTATCATGTTCTGCTGGATGAAGTGGGTTTTTCACCTGATGATTTGCAAGAGCTTGTCAATTCCCTATCCTATGT GTATCAGAGGAGTACCACTGCTATTTCTGTGG TTGCCCCGGTGTGCTATGCCCATCTAGCAGCCACACAAATGGGACAGTTCATGAAGTCTGAAGACACTTCGGAGACCTCATCTAGCCACGGGGGTATGACTTCAGCTGGTTCGATACCTGTGCCACAGCTTCCGAAGCTCAATGAAAACGTGTCGAGCTCAATGTTTTTCTGCTGA